From a single Fusobacterium pseudoperiodonticum genomic region:
- the dnaG gene encoding DNA primase, which produces MYFRNEDIEKLLDSLRIEEVVGEFVDLKKSGSSYKGLCPFHADTNPSFSVKPEKKICKCFVCGSGGNAINFYSKIKNIPYMEAVKELAQKYRVNIKEYNAKNTDIDNEKFYQIMEDSHNFFMDKMFAQESRTALNYLSNRGLDTDLIKEHRLGYAPAKWSELYDFLKEKNYSDEDLLTLGLIKQNEEGRIYDTFRNRIIFPIYSISNRIIAFGGRSLEKDDTIPKYINSPDTPIFKKGKNIYGIERAINIRNKNYSILMEGYMDVLSANIFDFDTSIAPLGTALTVEQAQLIKRYSSNILLCFDMDKAGKSATERASFILKSQGFNIRVLQFDDAKDPDEYLKKNGREAFLEVVQKSLEIFDFLYELYSSEYDLTNIIAKQNFIERFKEFFAYLTTDLEKEMYLKNLSEKIDISIDILRKTLVEENKKKFIVKDYIDEIEEKETEKKEFKKANNLELSIVEMLLKKPEYYEFFKDEKFESDIANKTLKFFEEKIKENFNFESNNLMREFENYIRNDNESHSEYINSNIARIILNYVIDTEVKIEEKNFLKLFKDYFRVKVKLRDKTNDDFQKIVYFSKFKDKIEKSRSVEEFIEIYNSFKYLF; this is translated from the coding sequence ATGTATTTTAGAAATGAGGATATAGAAAAGTTACTAGATAGTTTGAGAATAGAAGAAGTTGTTGGAGAATTTGTTGATTTAAAAAAATCAGGTTCAAGCTATAAAGGCCTATGTCCTTTTCATGCTGATACCAATCCATCATTTTCAGTAAAACCTGAAAAAAAAATATGTAAATGCTTTGTTTGTGGCTCTGGTGGAAATGCTATAAATTTTTACTCAAAAATAAAAAATATTCCCTATATGGAAGCAGTAAAAGAACTAGCACAAAAATATAGAGTTAATATAAAAGAGTACAATGCTAAAAATACAGATATAGATAATGAGAAATTCTATCAAATTATGGAAGATAGCCATAATTTTTTTATGGATAAGATGTTTGCACAAGAATCAAGAACGGCATTGAATTATCTATCAAATAGAGGTTTAGATACAGATCTAATAAAAGAACATAGACTTGGTTATGCCCCTGCAAAGTGGTCAGAATTATATGATTTCTTGAAAGAAAAAAATTATAGTGACGAAGATTTATTAACTTTAGGTCTTATAAAACAGAATGAAGAAGGAAGAATTTACGATACTTTTAGAAATAGAATAATCTTCCCTATATACTCTATTAGTAATAGAATAATAGCTTTTGGTGGAAGAAGTTTAGAAAAAGATGATACTATACCAAAGTATATAAACTCACCAGATACTCCTATTTTTAAAAAGGGTAAAAATATTTATGGGATTGAAAGAGCTATCAATATAAGAAATAAAAATTATTCCATTTTAATGGAAGGATATATGGACGTATTGTCAGCAAATATTTTTGATTTTGATACTAGTATTGCTCCTTTAGGAACAGCTTTAACAGTAGAGCAAGCTCAGTTAATTAAAAGATACTCATCTAATATTTTGCTATGTTTTGATATGGATAAGGCTGGAAAATCAGCAACAGAAAGAGCTTCATTTATACTGAAGTCTCAAGGCTTTAATATAAGAGTTTTACAATTTGATGATGCTAAAGATCCTGATGAGTATTTAAAAAAGAATGGAAGAGAAGCTTTTTTAGAAGTTGTACAAAAATCATTAGAAATTTTTGATTTTTTATATGAGTTATATTCGAGTGAATATGATTTAACCAATATCATAGCAAAACAAAATTTTATAGAAAGATTTAAAGAATTCTTTGCATATTTAACTACAGATTTAGAAAAAGAAATGTATTTAAAGAATTTATCTGAAAAGATAGATATCAGTATAGATATTTTAAGAAAAACTCTAGTTGAAGAAAATAAAAAGAAATTCATTGTCAAAGATTATATTGATGAAATTGAAGAGAAAGAAACAGAAAAAAAAGAATTTAAAAAAGCCAATAATCTTGAGCTTTCAATAGTTGAAATGCTATTAAAAAAGCCTGAATATTATGAGTTTTTTAAAGATGAGAAATTTGAAAGTGATATAGCAAATAAAACTTTAAAATTTTTTGAAGAAAAAATAAAGGAAAATTTTAATTTTGAGAGTAATAATCTAATGAGAGAATTTGAAAATTATATAAGAAATGATAATGAAAGTCATTCAGAGTATATAAATAGTAATATTGCAAGAATAATATTAAATTATGTTATAGATACAGAAGTTAAAATAGAAGAAAAAAATTTCCTAAAATTATTTAAAGATTATTTTAGAGTTAAGGTAAAATTAAGAGATAAAACTAATGATGATTTTCAAAAGATAGTATATTTTTCAAAATTTAAAGATAAAATAGAAAAAAGTAGAAGTGTTGAAGAATTTATAGAAATCTATAATTCATTTAAGTATCTTTTTTAA